Proteins encoded within one genomic window of Macaca fascicularis isolate 582-1 chromosome 16, T2T-MFA8v1.1:
- the LOC135967741 gene encoding somatotropin-like isoform X2 yields the protein MAAGSRTSLLLVFALLCLPWLQEAGRVPSVPLSRLFDNIMMQAHRLHQLAFDTYQEFEKTYIPKEKKHSLMGNPQASFCFSESIPTPSNREETQQKSNLELLRISLLLIQSWLEPVQLLGSVFANNLVYGTSESDAYDLLKNLEEGIQTLMRRLQDGSPRTGQIFKQTYSTFDTDSQNDDSLLKNYELLHCFRKDMDMVETFLRMVQCRTVEGSCGF from the exons ATGGCTGCAG GCTCCCGGACATCCCTGCTCCTGGTTTTTGccctcctctgcctgccttggcttcaaGAGGCTGGTAGGGTCCCAAGCGTACCCTTATCCAGGCTTTTTGACAACATTATGATGCAAGCCCATCGCCTGCACCAACTGGCCTTTGACACCTACCAGGAGTTT GAAAAAACCTAcatcccaaaggaaaagaagcattCGCTCATGGGGAACCCCCAGGCCTCCTTCTGCTTCTCAGAGTCTATTCCCACACCCTCCAACAGGGAGGAAACGCAGCAGAAATCC AACCTAGAGCTGCTCCGCATCTCCCTGCTTCTCATCCAGTCGTGGCTGGAGCCCGTGCAGTTACTCGGGAGTGTGTTTGCCAACAACCTGGTGTATGGCACCTCGGAGAGCGATGCCTATGACCTCCTAAAGAACCTAGAGGAAGGCATCCAAACGTTGATGCGG AGGCTGCAAGATGGCAGCCCCCGGACTGGGCAGATCTTCAAGCAGACCTACAGCACGTTTGACACAGACTCACAGAACGATGACTCACTGCTCAAGAACTACGAGCTGCTCCACTGCTTCAGGAAGGACATGGATATGGTCGAGACATTCCTGCGCATGGTGCAGTGCCGCACTGTGGAGGGCAGCTGTGGCTTCTAG
- the LOC135967742 gene encoding somatotropin-like isoform X1, whose product MAAGSRTSLLLVFALLCLPWLQEAGRVPSVPLSRLFDHAMIQAHRLHQLAFDTYQEFEEAYIPKEKKHSLMENPQASFCFADSIPTPSNLEETQQKSVSGYLLPKAGMGEACGQSPRAAQPLRVLPLQNLELLRISLLLIQSWLEPVQFLSSVFANNLLHHTSDSDVHDLLKDLEEGIETLMWRLEDGIPRTGHIFKQTYSKFDAHSQNDDSLLKNYGLLHCFRKDMDMVETFLRMVQCRTVEGSCGF is encoded by the exons ATGGCTGCAG GCTCCCGGACATCCCTGCTCCTGGTTTTTGccctcctctgcctgccttggcttcaaGAGGCTGGTAGGGTCCCAAGCGTACCCTTATCCAGACTTTTTGACCATGCTATGATCCAAGCCCATCGCCTGCACCAACTGGCCTTTGACACCTACCAGGAGTTT GAAGAAGCCTAtatcccaaaggaaaagaagcattCGCTCATGGAGAACCCCCAGGCCTCCTTCTGCTTCGCAGACTCTATTCCCACACCCTCCAACTTGGAGGAAACGCAGCAGAAATCCGTGAGTGGATACCTTCTCCCCAAGGCAGGGATGGGGGAGGCCTGTGGTCAGAGCCCCCGGGCAGCACAGCCACTGCGTGTCCTTCCCCTGCAGAACCTAGAGCTGCTCCGCATCTCCCTGCTGCTCATCCAGTCGTGGCTGGAGCCCGTGCAGTTCCTCAGTAGTGTGTTTGCCAACAACCTGTTGCATCACACCTCGGACAGCGACGTCCATGACCTCCTAAAGGACCTAGAGGAAGGCATCGAAACGTTGATGTGG AGGCTGGAAGATGGCATCCCCCGGACTGGGCACATCTTCAAGCAGACCTACAGCAAGTTTGACGCACACTCACAGAACGATGACTCACTGCTCAAGAACTACGGGCTGCTCCACTGCTTCAGGAAGGACATGGATATGGTCGAGACATTCCTGCGCATGGTGCAGTGCCGCACTGTGGAGGGCAGCTGTGGCTTCTAG
- the LOC135967741 gene encoding somatotropin-like isoform X1, with protein MAAGSRTSLLLVFALLCLPWLQEAGRVPSVPLSRLFDNIMMQAHRLHQLAFDTYQEFEKTYIPKEKKHSLMGNPQASFCFSESIPTPSNREETQQKSVSGYLLPKVGIGEACGQSPRAAQPLRVLPLQNLELLRISLLLIQSWLEPVQLLGSVFANNLVYGTSESDAYDLLKNLEEGIQTLMRRLQDGSPRTGQIFKQTYSTFDTDSQNDDSLLKNYELLHCFRKDMDMVETFLRMVQCRTVEGSCGF; from the exons ATGGCTGCAG GCTCCCGGACATCCCTGCTCCTGGTTTTTGccctcctctgcctgccttggcttcaaGAGGCTGGTAGGGTCCCAAGCGTACCCTTATCCAGGCTTTTTGACAACATTATGATGCAAGCCCATCGCCTGCACCAACTGGCCTTTGACACCTACCAGGAGTTT GAAAAAACCTAcatcccaaaggaaaagaagcattCGCTCATGGGGAACCCCCAGGCCTCCTTCTGCTTCTCAGAGTCTATTCCCACACCCTCCAACAGGGAGGAAACGCAGCAGAAATCCGTGAGTGGATACCTTCTCCCCAAGGTGGGGATAGGGGAGGCCTGTGGTCAGAGCCCCCGGGCAGCACAGCCACTGCGTGTCCTTCCCCTGCAGAACCTAGAGCTGCTCCGCATCTCCCTGCTTCTCATCCAGTCGTGGCTGGAGCCCGTGCAGTTACTCGGGAGTGTGTTTGCCAACAACCTGGTGTATGGCACCTCGGAGAGCGATGCCTATGACCTCCTAAAGAACCTAGAGGAAGGCATCCAAACGTTGATGCGG AGGCTGCAAGATGGCAGCCCCCGGACTGGGCAGATCTTCAAGCAGACCTACAGCACGTTTGACACAGACTCACAGAACGATGACTCACTGCTCAAGAACTACGAGCTGCTCCACTGCTTCAGGAAGGACATGGATATGGTCGAGACATTCCTGCGCATGGTGCAGTGCCGCACTGTGGAGGGCAGCTGTGGCTTCTAG
- the LOC135967819 gene encoding growth hormone variant, whose protein sequence is MFLVPGGREKKKTAPGAGRALASCSPFPLLPSGFSPGSWTCLILAIALLCLPWLQEGSAFPTIPLSWLFNTAVFRAHHLHKLAFDTYPKFEEAYIPKEQKYSFLRNPQTSLCFSESIPTPSNKEETQQKSNLELLHISLLLIQSWLEPVQFLRSVFANHLVHTNSNFDIYLYLKKLEEGIQTLMGRLEDGSPRTGQIFKQTYSKYDTNSHNDDTLLKNYRLLYCFRKDMNKVETFLRTVRCRAVEGSCGF, encoded by the exons ATGTTCCTGGtccctggagggagggagaaaaaaaaaacagctcctggagcAGGGAGAGCACTGGCATCTTGCTCTCCATTCCCTCTGTTGCCCTCCGGTTTCTCCCCAGGCTCCTGGACATGCCTAATTCTGGCTATTGCCCTGCTCTGCCTACCTTGGCTTCAAGAGGGCAGTGCCTTCCCAACCATTCCCTTATCCTGGCTTTTTAACACCGCTGTGTTCCGCGCCCATCACCTGCACAAGCTGGCATTTGACACGTACCCGAAGTTT GAAGAAGCCTATATCCCAAAGGAACAGAAGTATTCATTCCTGCGCAACCCCCAGACCTCCCTCTGCTTCTCAGAGTCTATTCCGACACCCTCCAACAAGGAGGAAACACAGCAGAAATCC AACCTAGAGCTGCTCCACATCTCCCTGCTGCTCATCCAGTCGTGGCTGGAGCCCGTGCAGTTCCTCAGGAGTGTGTTTGCCAACCACCTGGTGCATACCAACTCGAACTTCGACATCTATCTCTACCTAAAGAAACTAGAGGAAGGCATCCAAACGCTGATGGGG AGGCTGGAAGACGGCAGCCCCCGGACTGGGCAGATCTTCAAGCAGACCTACAGCAAGTATGACACAAACTCGCACAACGATGACACACTGCTCAAGAACTACAGGCTGCTCTACTGCTTCAGGAAGGACATGAACAAGGTCGAGACATTCCTGCGCACCGTGCGGTGCCGCGCTGTGGAGGGCAGCTGTGGCTTCTAG
- the LOC135967742 gene encoding somatotropin-like isoform X2, with amino-acid sequence MAAGSRTSLLLVFALLCLPWLQEAGRVPSVPLSRLFDHAMIQAHRLHQLAFDTYQEFEEAYIPKEKKHSLMENPQASFCFADSIPTPSNLEETQQKSNLELLRISLLLIQSWLEPVQFLSSVFANNLLHHTSDSDVHDLLKDLEEGIETLMWRLEDGIPRTGHIFKQTYSKFDAHSQNDDSLLKNYGLLHCFRKDMDMVETFLRMVQCRTVEGSCGF; translated from the exons ATGGCTGCAG GCTCCCGGACATCCCTGCTCCTGGTTTTTGccctcctctgcctgccttggcttcaaGAGGCTGGTAGGGTCCCAAGCGTACCCTTATCCAGACTTTTTGACCATGCTATGATCCAAGCCCATCGCCTGCACCAACTGGCCTTTGACACCTACCAGGAGTTT GAAGAAGCCTAtatcccaaaggaaaagaagcattCGCTCATGGAGAACCCCCAGGCCTCCTTCTGCTTCGCAGACTCTATTCCCACACCCTCCAACTTGGAGGAAACGCAGCAGAAATCC AACCTAGAGCTGCTCCGCATCTCCCTGCTGCTCATCCAGTCGTGGCTGGAGCCCGTGCAGTTCCTCAGTAGTGTGTTTGCCAACAACCTGTTGCATCACACCTCGGACAGCGACGTCCATGACCTCCTAAAGGACCTAGAGGAAGGCATCGAAACGTTGATGTGG AGGCTGGAAGATGGCATCCCCCGGACTGGGCACATCTTCAAGCAGACCTACAGCAAGTTTGACGCACACTCACAGAACGATGACTCACTGCTCAAGAACTACGGGCTGCTCCACTGCTTCAGGAAGGACATGGATATGGTCGAGACATTCCTGCGCATGGTGCAGTGCCGCACTGTGGAGGGCAGCTGTGGCTTCTAG